A part of Desulfobacter sp. genomic DNA contains:
- a CDS encoding TAXI family TRAP transporter solute-binding subunit, whose amino-acid sequence MKAKQLLLIGFIAVLAMAFSQSAFAKERIVFGGGPAGGTFQVVANGIQVYKPMKAVKEFRVQAQSSGGSTENLRKTNAGRQQMSVVYSGHVYLGRNGMLANDTKKYEDVLAVAWLYGAPAQLVTLKGSGINSVKDLVGKKVGVGNAGSGAFANCELFFKHLGVWDKIERNAMGYNDAAQAFGNKQLDAFWLFTAFPSGAVIMAAQTNDIALVNLDADAKASGFYEKYPYFAKLTVPANTYKGVDYDSPSFQDSALWVANSKVSNDAVYKMLTLIYSDEGLAHMKAQKKTFKLMAIKTGTQGVVTPFHPGAEKFWKEKGML is encoded by the coding sequence ATGAAAGCCAAACAATTATTGCTCATCGGGTTTATCGCTGTGCTTGCCATGGCATTTAGCCAGTCTGCCTTTGCCAAGGAAAGAATCGTCTTCGGCGGCGGCCCTGCCGGCGGCACCTTCCAGGTGGTTGCCAACGGCATCCAGGTGTACAAGCCCATGAAAGCCGTAAAAGAGTTCAGGGTTCAGGCCCAGTCATCCGGCGGTTCCACGGAAAACCTGAGAAAGACCAATGCCGGGCGCCAGCAGATGAGTGTTGTTTATTCAGGCCATGTTTATTTAGGCCGCAACGGTATGCTGGCAAACGATACCAAAAAATACGAAGATGTTCTGGCGGTTGCATGGCTCTACGGTGCCCCTGCCCAGTTGGTTACCCTGAAAGGGTCCGGCATCAACAGCGTAAAAGATTTGGTGGGCAAGAAAGTCGGTGTGGGCAATGCCGGCTCCGGCGCCTTTGCCAACTGCGAACTTTTTTTCAAGCACCTGGGGGTATGGGACAAGATTGAAAGAAACGCCATGGGCTACAACGATGCTGCCCAGGCCTTCGGCAACAAACAGCTGGATGCCTTCTGGCTGTTCACTGCCTTCCCCTCCGGCGCCGTGATCATGGCCGCACAGACCAATGACATCGCCCTGGTCAACCTGGATGCCGATGCCAAGGCGTCAGGCTTCTATGAAAAATATCCTTATTTTGCCAAGCTGACCGTCCCTGCCAACACCTATAAGGGTGTGGATTACGATTCCCCCTCCTTCCAGGATTCAGCCCTCTGGGTGGCCAACTCAAAGGTATCCAATGACGCCGTATACAAAATGCTTACCCTGATTTATTCCGACGAGGGCCTGGCCCATATGAAGGCCCAGAAGAAAACCTTCAAGCTCATGGCCATCAAAACAGGAACCCAGGGTGTAGTTACGCCCTTTCATCCCGGTGCCGAGAAATTCTGGAAAGAAAAGGGCATGCTTTAA
- a CDS encoding patatin-like phospholipase family protein — protein sequence MTDKLTIKAGKTALAHIRERGLAPEDITAVLGASGAAKWLSIYGLDRAVFSRWLHGITHQVSLLGSSIGAWKLAAAAQEDPGRAFDRLRDAYISQTYRGRVTPEKITDESLKILNRFIPRETIPGILSHPYIKLGFLSVRCRGLMAEDNTPALGAGILAGYLLNLATRRTQAMFFNRVLFRVPGAGATPFNINGFGAEQVALDMENFYRALLSSGSIPVVMDGIRDIPGARAGVYRDGGILDYHPLFSLKHHEPGFILYPHFYPHIIPGWFDKTMKRRRAVGEMADRVILVSPSPDFVSQLPYGRIPDRKDFLRFRGNDRERYRAWHAVAVKSLELGDAFLDAVASGRIRKMAAPL from the coding sequence ATGACCGATAAGCTGACCATCAAAGCCGGTAAAACCGCCCTTGCCCATATCCGGGAAAGGGGCCTGGCGCCTGAAGACATTACAGCGGTGCTCGGGGCGTCCGGTGCGGCCAAGTGGCTTTCCATATACGGGCTGGACCGTGCGGTGTTCTCACGGTGGCTGCACGGGATTACCCACCAAGTCTCCCTGCTGGGCTCCTCCATCGGTGCCTGGAAACTGGCTGCCGCAGCCCAGGAAGACCCCGGACGGGCCTTTGACCGCCTTAGGGATGCCTATATCAGTCAAACCTACAGGGGGCGGGTCACTCCGGAGAAAATCACCGATGAATCCCTTAAAATCCTGAACCGCTTTATTCCCCGTGAAACGATTCCCGGGATTCTTTCCCATCCCTATATAAAGCTGGGCTTTTTATCGGTACGGTGCCGGGGGCTGATGGCAGAGGATAATACCCCGGCTCTGGGAGCGGGGATTCTTGCCGGCTATCTTTTGAATCTGGCCACCCGCAGGACCCAGGCAATGTTTTTTAACCGCGTCCTGTTCCGGGTGCCCGGGGCAGGGGCGACTCCTTTTAATATCAATGGATTCGGGGCAGAGCAGGTGGCTCTGGATATGGAGAATTTTTACAGGGCGCTGCTGTCCAGCGGTTCCATTCCCGTGGTCATGGACGGCATCCGGGATATCCCTGGCGCCAGGGCCGGGGTCTATCGGGACGGCGGCATTCTGGATTACCACCCCCTCTTTTCCTTGAAACACCATGAACCTGGATTTATCCTCTACCCCCATTTCTATCCCCATATTATCCCGGGCTGGTTTGACAAAACCATGAAACGGCGCAGGGCCGTGGGGGAAATGGCTGACCGGGTCATCCTGGTCTCCCCCTCCCCTGATTTTGTTTCCCAACTGCCCTACGGCAGAATTCCGGACAGAAAAGACTTTTTAAGGTTCAGGGGCAATGACCGGGAGCGGTACAGGGCCTGGCATGCTGTTGCGGTAAAAAGCCTTGAACTGGGCGATGCCTTTCTGGATGCGGTGGCATCCGGCCGGATCAGGAAGATGGCCGCACCTTTATAA
- a CDS encoding tRNA pseudouridine(38-40) synthase TruA, with product MNYYLIHIQYLGFRFHGWQRQPGVKTVEAMVCKTLEFVLGHSEFKVLGTSRTDAMVSAGHSAFELFVEDLLDPDAFPDELNHNLPPDIRALEMEAVGKEFNILNSPRTKEYLYFFSCGEKFHPFCAPFMAWIPGELDIPLMSEGAALFAGKHNFIRYCTKPSPGTDYKREIIQSRIEENTAFSAGFFPGQSWVYRVSATGFMRHQVRLMMGQLIALGRREASLEDLRDSLSGIDRSPLKSIAPASGLMLNKVRFHDR from the coding sequence ATGAATTATTATCTCATCCATATTCAATATCTGGGATTCAGGTTCCACGGATGGCAGCGGCAGCCCGGGGTGAAAACCGTGGAAGCCATGGTCTGCAAAACCCTTGAATTTGTTCTGGGCCATTCTGAGTTTAAGGTGCTGGGTACCAGCCGGACCGATGCCATGGTCTCCGCCGGTCATTCGGCCTTTGAATTATTTGTGGAGGATCTTCTGGATCCGGACGCCTTTCCTGATGAGCTGAACCATAATCTCCCTCCGGATATCCGTGCCCTGGAAATGGAGGCGGTCGGGAAGGAATTCAATATCCTCAACAGCCCCCGGACCAAGGAATATCTTTATTTTTTTTCCTGTGGGGAGAAGTTTCACCCCTTTTGCGCCCCCTTCATGGCCTGGATTCCCGGTGAACTGGACATCCCGCTGATGTCCGAAGGGGCGGCCCTGTTTGCGGGAAAACATAATTTTATCCGGTACTGCACCAAACCTTCCCCCGGAACTGATTATAAAAGAGAGATTATCCAGAGCCGGATTGAAGAGAATACAGCATTCTCCGCAGGCTTTTTTCCCGGCCAATCCTGGGTGTACAGGGTCTCTGCCACCGGTTTCATGCGCCACCAGGTGAGGCTGATGATGGGACAGCTCATCGCACTGGGCCGCAGGGAGGCCAGCCTTGAAGATCTCCGAGACTCACTTTCCGGCATTGACCGCAGTCCGTTGAAATCCATTGCCCCTGCCTCGGGGCTGATGCTAAACAAGGTGAGATTCCATGACCGATAA
- a CDS encoding DUF2284 domain-containing protein — protein MEPKEFDEILDLARTKGVSDALFISPDIIPVDDKFAAFCREPGCTGYGLSMSCPPHAKGPDWFREQIKTYSRALVFKFDVPTTALLGIERLDLLGLIHETAALLEETAKAKGYKRAKGFAGGSCKEVFCADHPNCRVLHGNGDCRNPDRARQSMSAVGINFLKLSKAVGWKMKIITSGTDPEKKPMGMVAGLVLID, from the coding sequence ATGGAACCCAAGGAATTTGACGAAATCCTGGACCTGGCCCGCACCAAGGGCGTCAGCGATGCCCTGTTCATCTCCCCCGACATCATCCCCGTGGACGACAAATTTGCCGCTTTCTGCAGGGAACCGGGCTGTACCGGATACGGCCTGTCCATGAGCTGCCCTCCCCATGCCAAGGGCCCGGACTGGTTCCGGGAACAGATTAAAACCTATTCCCGCGCCCTGGTATTTAAATTTGACGTACCCACCACCGCCCTGCTCGGCATTGAGCGCCTGGATCTTTTAGGACTGATACACGAAACCGCCGCCCTGCTCGAAGAAACGGCAAAGGCCAAAGGATATAAACGGGCCAAGGGATTTGCCGGGGGCTCCTGCAAAGAGGTCTTCTGTGCCGACCATCCCAACTGCCGCGTTCTCCATGGGAACGGAGACTGCCGAAACCCGGACCGGGCCAGACAGTCCATGTCCGCCGTGGGAATCAATTTTTTAAAATTGTCCAAAGCCGTGGGCTGGAAAATGAAAATCATCACCAGCGGCACCGATCCCGAAAAAAAGCCCATGGGCATGGTGGCCGGGCTGGTTTTGATCGATTAG
- a CDS encoding 1-acyl-sn-glycerol-3-phosphate acyltransferase — MIKKIKKAAMRLTAGAVNKVDFIRLIHRIAESPAGRPHLEKYQSLPTDWANAEEISERAVDLTMAQLLGEHQTVERNEIADLIREIEIQYDRDLHIHTAAAFRVVFDHLFDHANLDLPFTSPDGRDLKHIDKLRQYREEGLGVLYLINHNSHLDEFIFDSLMQDLGLGLPVFAAGQNMMAIGSIAKVLMTGSYVVLRKGASRHQMAALYNYCSALSRCGAQQGIFLEAWRGGARSRDGSLRYPKRLVAVRGAIDLDEGQDMVVQPVALSYSVVPEDLMMCSGKSGKTWINGMKRFKALMNLPIHPATFWYHAMENIYSRCYVSFPEPKRLSELNADWQKDKRGTDFDEFVALDAITQIARTKKVMASQLAARTITRAKKTDSKEIEKTLRDEIKTIKIYHRQTFTQDPDFEDFIKENSEDTVMADGIKTLRNREVLSRWTKDSLKLPSVINDIGLSYYATHGDRRLYSPTADQNIVVVGAGNWGFVLANLVAGRLLENKAYGNASITIYDPRKKLVRHMGKERLGPGHFKDKPLEKNVFVTYDLPSAFRKASEVIVAVKPEVFEAQMREIIAVSEQHLKIIIATRGFMPDTPLLPFHMVQNLLVEYERTDMDVLTLAGPLETDDLIETQALSGIIAGPGRSSQEMAALIFGPDQTPLISTDPIGVQAADILARIYALCVNIMLACTEGKKGLLMGRLFAQAAKEARALTLAMGASPETFTAGSIPWTATFTALAADGPLKELGEKLGTAVKKGKSPARVLNKLSEKWRQAGGRVQLISDLESALACGVQREVDLALLREASELIQPEKKA; from the coding sequence ATGATAAAAAAGATAAAAAAAGCAGCCATGCGCCTGACCGCAGGCGCCGTCAATAAAGTAGATTTCATACGGCTGATCCACCGCATCGCCGAGAGCCCTGCCGGACGCCCCCACCTGGAAAAATACCAGTCTCTGCCAACGGACTGGGCCAATGCGGAAGAGATCAGCGAGCGGGCCGTGGACCTGACCATGGCCCAGCTCCTGGGAGAGCATCAAACCGTTGAACGGAACGAAATCGCCGATCTTATCCGGGAAATTGAAATCCAGTACGACCGGGACCTCCACATCCACACCGCCGCGGCCTTCCGGGTGGTCTTCGACCATCTCTTCGACCATGCCAACCTTGACCTTCCCTTTACCTCGCCGGACGGCCGGGATCTTAAACACATTGATAAATTAAGGCAGTACAGGGAAGAGGGGCTGGGGGTTCTCTATCTCATCAACCACAACTCCCACCTGGATGAATTCATCTTCGACAGTCTCATGCAGGACCTGGGTCTGGGGCTGCCGGTGTTTGCCGCAGGGCAGAACATGATGGCCATCGGCAGTATTGCCAAGGTGCTCATGACCGGTTCCTATGTGGTCCTGCGCAAGGGTGCCTCCCGCCACCAGATGGCGGCCCTGTACAATTACTGCAGCGCCCTGAGCCGCTGCGGGGCCCAGCAGGGTATTTTCCTGGAAGCCTGGCGGGGCGGGGCAAGGTCCAGGGACGGCAGCCTTCGGTACCCCAAACGGCTGGTGGCCGTACGCGGGGCCATCGATCTGGATGAAGGCCAGGATATGGTTGTTCAGCCCGTTGCCCTATCCTATTCCGTGGTTCCCGAAGATCTGATGATGTGTTCCGGCAAAAGCGGCAAGACCTGGATCAACGGGATGAAGCGCTTCAAGGCCCTGATGAATCTTCCCATCCACCCGGCCACATTCTGGTACCATGCCATGGAAAATATCTACTCCCGGTGCTATGTCTCCTTTCCCGAGCCCAAACGTCTAAGCGAGCTGAACGCAGACTGGCAGAAGGACAAAAGGGGAACGGACTTTGACGAATTTGTGGCCCTGGATGCCATCACCCAGATTGCCAGAACCAAAAAAGTCATGGCCTCCCAGCTGGCGGCCCGGACCATCACCCGGGCAAAAAAGACCGATTCAAAAGAGATCGAAAAGACCCTCCGGGATGAAATCAAAACCATTAAAATCTACCACAGGCAGACCTTTACCCAGGACCCTGACTTTGAGGATTTTATCAAGGAAAATTCCGAAGACACCGTCATGGCAGACGGGATAAAAACCCTGCGCAACAGGGAAGTCCTCAGCCGGTGGACAAAGGACAGTTTAAAGCTCCCCTCCGTCATCAACGACATCGGCCTGAGCTACTACGCCACCCATGGAGACCGCCGCCTCTATTCCCCCACGGCAGACCAGAACATCGTGGTGGTGGGGGCCGGCAACTGGGGCTTTGTCCTGGCCAACCTGGTGGCCGGCCGGCTGCTTGAAAACAAGGCCTATGGCAATGCCAGCATCACCATCTATGACCCCAGGAAAAAACTGGTCCGCCACATGGGAAAGGAGCGGCTGGGCCCGGGACATTTCAAGGACAAGCCCCTGGAGAAAAATGTATTTGTCACCTATGACCTGCCGTCGGCCTTCAGAAAGGCCAGCGAGGTCATCGTCGCGGTAAAACCCGAGGTCTTTGAGGCACAGATGAGGGAAATCATCGCCGTCTCGGAACAGCACCTTAAAATCATCATTGCCACCCGGGGCTTCATGCCCGACACCCCCCTTCTGCCCTTCCATATGGTCCAGAACCTTCTGGTGGAATATGAGCGGACGGACATGGATGTCCTCACCCTGGCCGGACCTTTGGAAACCGACGACCTCATCGAAACCCAGGCCCTCTCCGGCATCATTGCCGGCCCGGGCCGCTCCTCCCAGGAAATGGCTGCCCTGATCTTCGGCCCGGACCAGACGCCCCTGATCTCAACAGATCCCATCGGGGTACAGGCCGCCGATATCCTGGCCCGGATCTACGCCCTCTGCGTCAACATCATGCTGGCCTGCACCGAAGGTAAAAAAGGACTGCTCATGGGCAGACTCTTCGCCCAGGCGGCCAAAGAGGCAAGGGCACTCACACTGGCCATGGGGGCATCCCCGGAGACCTTCACCGCAGGTTCCATCCCCTGGACCGCTACCTTTACGGCCCTGGCTGCAGACGGCCCCCTCAAAGAGCTGGGCGAAAAGCTGGGCACAGCCGTCAAAAAAGGAAAAAGCCCCGCAAGGGTCCTGAACAAATTATCCGAAAAATGGCGGCAGGCCGGGGGCAGGGTCCAGCTGATCTCCGACCTGGAATCGGCCCTGGCCTGCGGTGTCCAGAGGGAGGTTGACCTCGCGTTGCTCCGGGAGGCCTCTGAACTGATCCAGCCGGAAAAGAAAGCCTGA